In Coregonus clupeaformis isolate EN_2021a chromosome 15, ASM2061545v1, whole genome shotgun sequence, one genomic interval encodes:
- the LOC121582589 gene encoding calcium/calmodulin-dependent protein kinase kinase 2 isoform X2, translating to MFPCVSSWPSAEPPSPCCHASLLTHTHTQPLLCSCPAPTMNPQPHPVPDYLESLIVVTEYEPKGGEEVEDMDSSETPEPGAPPFRAHSCHQLSHAVGRPEALFPKPHEHRGRLNLSDRKLSLQERSQTASSPCGSPGLNGRFIYPSLPYSPITSPHSSPRLPRRPTVESHRVSITDLQDCVQLNQYKLKDEIGKGSYGVVKLAYNEDDNTYYAMKVLSKKRLMRQAGFPRRPPPRGAKAAPEGPPQPKGPLERVYQEIAILKKLDHPNVVKLVEVLDDPVFELVKQGAVMEEMPTDKPLNEDQARFYFQDLLRGIEFLHYQRIIHRDIKPSNLLVGEDGHIKIADFGVSNQFEGADALLTSTVGTPAFLAPETLSETRKNFSGKALDVWAMGVTLYCFVFGVCPFMDERILSLHQKIKTQPVELPEHADISDDLKDLLLKMLDKNPESRISIPQIKVHPWVTRHGAEPLPLEDDNCCMLIEVTEEEVENSVKHIPSLATVILVRTMLRKRSFGNPFDWGRQRTEDRGTSLSAPGHMLTKRRAGNVRYCYIHSNQKRKQESGEGMRSMDLPFVGEDEALS from the exons ATGTTTCCgtgtgtttcctcctggccctcTGCTGAGCCCCCTTCGCCCTGTTGCCATGCCTCcctgctcacacacactcatactcagCCCCTGCTGTGCAGCTGCCCTGCCCCAACGATGAACCCTCAACCCCACCCTGTCCCAGACTACCTGGAGTCCCTCATCGTGGTGACAGAGTACGAGCCCAAGggaggtgaggaggtggaggACATGGACAGCTCTGAGACCCCTGAGCCTGGCGCGCCCCCCTTCAGAGCCCACTCCTGCCACCAGCTGTCCCACGCCGTGGGCCGCCCCGAGGCCCTGTTCCCCAAGCCCCATGAGCACCGGGGAAGACTAAACCTGTCAGACAGGAAGCTATCACTGCAGGAGCGCTCCCAGACGGCCTCGTCTCCCTGCGGCTCCCCAGGGCTCAACGGCCGCTTCATCTACCCCTCGCTGCCCTACTCGCCCATCACCTCGCCCCACTCCTCCCCCCGGCTGCCCCGTAGACCCACCGTGGAGTCTCACCGCGTCTCCATCACTGACCTGCAG gaCTGCGTGCAGCTCAACCAGTACAAGCTCAAAGATGAAATCGGAAAG GGCTCCTATGGTGTTGTCAAGCTGGCCTACAATGAAGACGACAACACCTACTAT gCGATGAAAGTACTGTCCAAGAAGAGGCTGATGAGGCAGGCAGGTTTCCCAC GGAGACCACCCCCCCGCGGAGCCAAAGCAGCCCCCGAAGGCCCCCCTCAGCCCAAAGGACCCCTGGAACGGGTTTACCAGGAGATTGCCATCCTGAAAAAGCTGGACCATCCCAATGTAGTGAAGCTGGTGGAG GTTCTGGATGACCCTG TGTTTGAGCTGGTCAAACAGGG GGCTGTGATGGAGGAGATGCCCACGGACAAGCCGCTGAATGAAGACCAGGCGCGGTTCTACTTCCAAGACCTGCTCAGGGGGATCGAGTTCT tgcattaccagagGATCATCCACCGGGACATCAAGCCCTCTAACCTCCTAGTTGGGGAGGACGGTCATATTAAGATCGCTGACTTTGGGGTCAGTAACCAGTTTGAGGGGGCAGATGCCCTTCTGACCAGCACGGTGGGCACACCCGCCTTCCTCGCCCCAGAGACCCTCTCTGAGACCAGGAAGAACTTCTCTGGCAAG GCATTGGATGTTTGGGCCATGGGAGTGACGCTCTATTGTTTCGTGTTTGGAGTG TGTCCCTTCATGGATGAGCGCATCCTCAGTCTTCATCAGAAGATCAAGACCCAGCCAGTGGAGCTGCCAGAGCA TGCAGACATATCTGACGATCTGAAAGATCTGCTACTGAAGATGCTGGACAAGAATCCAGAGAGCAGGATATCAATACCACAGATTAAG gTGCACCCGTGGGTGACGAGGCACGGAGCGGAACCCCTCCCTCTGGAGGATGATAACTGCTGCATGCTGATTGAGGTGAccgaggaggaggtggagaactCTGTCAAACACATCCCCAGTCTGGCCACTGTG ATCCTGGTGAGGACCATGCTAAGGAAGCGCTCATTTGGGAACCCCTTTGACTGGGGCCGTCAGAGGACAGAAGACAGAGGCACAAGTCTGTCTGCACCGGGACACATGCTCAC CAAAAGGAGAGCGGGAAATGTGAGATACTGCTACAttcatagtaaccaaaaaag GAAACAAGAGAGCGGTGAGGGCATGAGAAGTATGGACCTGCCCTTCGTGGGCGAAGATGAGGCTCTTTCCTGA
- the LOC121582589 gene encoding calcium/calmodulin-dependent protein kinase kinase 2 isoform X1: protein MFPCVSSWPSAEPPSPCCHASLLTHTHTQPLLCSCPAPTMNPQPHPVPDYLESLIVVTEYEPKGGEEVEDMDSSETPEPGAPPFRAHSCHQLSHAVGRPEALFPKPHEHRGRLNLSDRKLSLQERSQTASSPCGSPGLNGRFIYPSLPYSPITSPHSSPRLPRRPTVESHRVSITDLQDCVQLNQYKLKDEIGKGSYGVVKLAYNEDDNTYYAMKVLSKKRLMRQAGFPRRPPPRGAKAAPEGPPQPKGPLERVYQEIAILKKLDHPNVVKLVEVLDDPGEDHLYMVFELVKQGAVMEEMPTDKPLNEDQARFYFQDLLRGIEFLHYQRIIHRDIKPSNLLVGEDGHIKIADFGVSNQFEGADALLTSTVGTPAFLAPETLSETRKNFSGKALDVWAMGVTLYCFVFGVCPFMDERILSLHQKIKTQPVELPEHADISDDLKDLLLKMLDKNPESRISIPQIKVHPWVTRHGAEPLPLEDDNCCMLIEVTEEEVENSVKHIPSLATVILVRTMLRKRSFGNPFDWGRQRTEDRGTSLSAPGHMLTKRRAGNVRYCYIHSNQKRKQESGEGMRSMDLPFVGEDEALS, encoded by the exons ATGTTTCCgtgtgtttcctcctggccctcTGCTGAGCCCCCTTCGCCCTGTTGCCATGCCTCcctgctcacacacactcatactcagCCCCTGCTGTGCAGCTGCCCTGCCCCAACGATGAACCCTCAACCCCACCCTGTCCCAGACTACCTGGAGTCCCTCATCGTGGTGACAGAGTACGAGCCCAAGggaggtgaggaggtggaggACATGGACAGCTCTGAGACCCCTGAGCCTGGCGCGCCCCCCTTCAGAGCCCACTCCTGCCACCAGCTGTCCCACGCCGTGGGCCGCCCCGAGGCCCTGTTCCCCAAGCCCCATGAGCACCGGGGAAGACTAAACCTGTCAGACAGGAAGCTATCACTGCAGGAGCGCTCCCAGACGGCCTCGTCTCCCTGCGGCTCCCCAGGGCTCAACGGCCGCTTCATCTACCCCTCGCTGCCCTACTCGCCCATCACCTCGCCCCACTCCTCCCCCCGGCTGCCCCGTAGACCCACCGTGGAGTCTCACCGCGTCTCCATCACTGACCTGCAG gaCTGCGTGCAGCTCAACCAGTACAAGCTCAAAGATGAAATCGGAAAG GGCTCCTATGGTGTTGTCAAGCTGGCCTACAATGAAGACGACAACACCTACTAT gCGATGAAAGTACTGTCCAAGAAGAGGCTGATGAGGCAGGCAGGTTTCCCAC GGAGACCACCCCCCCGCGGAGCCAAAGCAGCCCCCGAAGGCCCCCCTCAGCCCAAAGGACCCCTGGAACGGGTTTACCAGGAGATTGCCATCCTGAAAAAGCTGGACCATCCCAATGTAGTGAAGCTGGTGGAG GTTCTGGATGACCCTGGTGAGGACCATCTGTACATGG TGTTTGAGCTGGTCAAACAGGG GGCTGTGATGGAGGAGATGCCCACGGACAAGCCGCTGAATGAAGACCAGGCGCGGTTCTACTTCCAAGACCTGCTCAGGGGGATCGAGTTCT tgcattaccagagGATCATCCACCGGGACATCAAGCCCTCTAACCTCCTAGTTGGGGAGGACGGTCATATTAAGATCGCTGACTTTGGGGTCAGTAACCAGTTTGAGGGGGCAGATGCCCTTCTGACCAGCACGGTGGGCACACCCGCCTTCCTCGCCCCAGAGACCCTCTCTGAGACCAGGAAGAACTTCTCTGGCAAG GCATTGGATGTTTGGGCCATGGGAGTGACGCTCTATTGTTTCGTGTTTGGAGTG TGTCCCTTCATGGATGAGCGCATCCTCAGTCTTCATCAGAAGATCAAGACCCAGCCAGTGGAGCTGCCAGAGCA TGCAGACATATCTGACGATCTGAAAGATCTGCTACTGAAGATGCTGGACAAGAATCCAGAGAGCAGGATATCAATACCACAGATTAAG gTGCACCCGTGGGTGACGAGGCACGGAGCGGAACCCCTCCCTCTGGAGGATGATAACTGCTGCATGCTGATTGAGGTGAccgaggaggaggtggagaactCTGTCAAACACATCCCCAGTCTGGCCACTGTG ATCCTGGTGAGGACCATGCTAAGGAAGCGCTCATTTGGGAACCCCTTTGACTGGGGCCGTCAGAGGACAGAAGACAGAGGCACAAGTCTGTCTGCACCGGGACACATGCTCAC CAAAAGGAGAGCGGGAAATGTGAGATACTGCTACAttcatagtaaccaaaaaag GAAACAAGAGAGCGGTGAGGGCATGAGAAGTATGGACCTGCCCTTCGTGGGCGAAGATGAGGCTCTTTCCTGA
- the LOC121582589 gene encoding calcium/calmodulin-dependent protein kinase kinase 2 isoform X3, which yields MFPCVSSWPSAEPPSPCCHASLLTHTHTQPLLCSCPAPTMNPQPHPVPDYLESLIVVTEYEPKGGEEVEDMDSSETPEPGAPPFRAHSCHQLSHAVGRPEALFPKPHEHRGRLNLSDRKLSLQERSQTASSPCGSPGLNGRFIYPSLPYSPITSPHSSPRLPRRPTVESHRVSITDLQDCVQLNQYKLKDEIGKGSYGVVKLAYNEDDNTYYAMKVLSKKRLMRQAGFPRRPPPRGAKAAPEGPPQPKGPLERVYQEIAILKKLDHPNVVKLVEVLDDPGEDHLYMVFELVKQGAVMEEMPTDKPLNEDQARFYFQDLLRGIEFLHYQRIIHRDIKPSNLLVGEDGHIKIADFGVSNQFEGADALLTSTVGTPAFLAPETLSETRKNFSGKALDVWAMGVTLYCFVFGVCPFMDERILSLHQKIKTQPVELPEHADISDDLKDLLLKMLDKNPESRISIPQIKVHPWVTRHGAEPLPLEDDNCCMLIEVTEEEVENSVKHIPSLATVILVRTMLRKRSFGNPFDWGRQRTEDRGTSLSAPGHMLTKQESGEGMRSMDLPFVGEDEALS from the exons ATGTTTCCgtgtgtttcctcctggccctcTGCTGAGCCCCCTTCGCCCTGTTGCCATGCCTCcctgctcacacacactcatactcagCCCCTGCTGTGCAGCTGCCCTGCCCCAACGATGAACCCTCAACCCCACCCTGTCCCAGACTACCTGGAGTCCCTCATCGTGGTGACAGAGTACGAGCCCAAGggaggtgaggaggtggaggACATGGACAGCTCTGAGACCCCTGAGCCTGGCGCGCCCCCCTTCAGAGCCCACTCCTGCCACCAGCTGTCCCACGCCGTGGGCCGCCCCGAGGCCCTGTTCCCCAAGCCCCATGAGCACCGGGGAAGACTAAACCTGTCAGACAGGAAGCTATCACTGCAGGAGCGCTCCCAGACGGCCTCGTCTCCCTGCGGCTCCCCAGGGCTCAACGGCCGCTTCATCTACCCCTCGCTGCCCTACTCGCCCATCACCTCGCCCCACTCCTCCCCCCGGCTGCCCCGTAGACCCACCGTGGAGTCTCACCGCGTCTCCATCACTGACCTGCAG gaCTGCGTGCAGCTCAACCAGTACAAGCTCAAAGATGAAATCGGAAAG GGCTCCTATGGTGTTGTCAAGCTGGCCTACAATGAAGACGACAACACCTACTAT gCGATGAAAGTACTGTCCAAGAAGAGGCTGATGAGGCAGGCAGGTTTCCCAC GGAGACCACCCCCCCGCGGAGCCAAAGCAGCCCCCGAAGGCCCCCCTCAGCCCAAAGGACCCCTGGAACGGGTTTACCAGGAGATTGCCATCCTGAAAAAGCTGGACCATCCCAATGTAGTGAAGCTGGTGGAG GTTCTGGATGACCCTGGTGAGGACCATCTGTACATGG TGTTTGAGCTGGTCAAACAGGG GGCTGTGATGGAGGAGATGCCCACGGACAAGCCGCTGAATGAAGACCAGGCGCGGTTCTACTTCCAAGACCTGCTCAGGGGGATCGAGTTCT tgcattaccagagGATCATCCACCGGGACATCAAGCCCTCTAACCTCCTAGTTGGGGAGGACGGTCATATTAAGATCGCTGACTTTGGGGTCAGTAACCAGTTTGAGGGGGCAGATGCCCTTCTGACCAGCACGGTGGGCACACCCGCCTTCCTCGCCCCAGAGACCCTCTCTGAGACCAGGAAGAACTTCTCTGGCAAG GCATTGGATGTTTGGGCCATGGGAGTGACGCTCTATTGTTTCGTGTTTGGAGTG TGTCCCTTCATGGATGAGCGCATCCTCAGTCTTCATCAGAAGATCAAGACCCAGCCAGTGGAGCTGCCAGAGCA TGCAGACATATCTGACGATCTGAAAGATCTGCTACTGAAGATGCTGGACAAGAATCCAGAGAGCAGGATATCAATACCACAGATTAAG gTGCACCCGTGGGTGACGAGGCACGGAGCGGAACCCCTCCCTCTGGAGGATGATAACTGCTGCATGCTGATTGAGGTGAccgaggaggaggtggagaactCTGTCAAACACATCCCCAGTCTGGCCACTGTG ATCCTGGTGAGGACCATGCTAAGGAAGCGCTCATTTGGGAACCCCTTTGACTGGGGCCGTCAGAGGACAGAAGACAGAGGCACAAGTCTGTCTGCACCGGGACACATGCTCAC GAAACAAGAGAGCGGTGAGGGCATGAGAAGTATGGACCTGCCCTTCGTGGGCGAAGATGAGGCTCTTTCCTGA
- the LOC121582589 gene encoding calcium/calmodulin-dependent protein kinase kinase 2 isoform X4, whose amino-acid sequence MFPCVSSWPSAEPPSPCCHASLLTHTHTQPLLCSCPAPTMNPQPHPVPDYLESLIVVTEYEPKGGEEVEDMDSSETPEPGAPPFRAHSCHQLSHAVGRPEALFPKPHEHRGRLNLSDRKLSLQERSQTASSPCGSPGLNGRFIYPSLPYSPITSPHSSPRLPRRPTVESHRVSITDLQDCVQLNQYKLKDEIGKGSYGVVKLAYNEDDNTYYAMKVLSKKRLMRQAGFPRRPPPRGAKAAPEGPPQPKGPLERVYQEIAILKKLDHPNVVKLVEVLDDPGEDHLYMVFELVKQGAVMEEMPTDKPLNEDQARFYFQDLLRGIEFLHYQRIIHRDIKPSNLLVGEDGHIKIADFGVSNQFEGADALLTSTVGTPAFLAPETLSETRKNFSGKALDVWAMGVTLYCFVFGVCPFMDERILSLHQKIKTQPVELPEHADISDDLKDLLLKMLDKNPESRISIPQIKVAVVNENLFSTGLPG is encoded by the exons ATGTTTCCgtgtgtttcctcctggccctcTGCTGAGCCCCCTTCGCCCTGTTGCCATGCCTCcctgctcacacacactcatactcagCCCCTGCTGTGCAGCTGCCCTGCCCCAACGATGAACCCTCAACCCCACCCTGTCCCAGACTACCTGGAGTCCCTCATCGTGGTGACAGAGTACGAGCCCAAGggaggtgaggaggtggaggACATGGACAGCTCTGAGACCCCTGAGCCTGGCGCGCCCCCCTTCAGAGCCCACTCCTGCCACCAGCTGTCCCACGCCGTGGGCCGCCCCGAGGCCCTGTTCCCCAAGCCCCATGAGCACCGGGGAAGACTAAACCTGTCAGACAGGAAGCTATCACTGCAGGAGCGCTCCCAGACGGCCTCGTCTCCCTGCGGCTCCCCAGGGCTCAACGGCCGCTTCATCTACCCCTCGCTGCCCTACTCGCCCATCACCTCGCCCCACTCCTCCCCCCGGCTGCCCCGTAGACCCACCGTGGAGTCTCACCGCGTCTCCATCACTGACCTGCAG gaCTGCGTGCAGCTCAACCAGTACAAGCTCAAAGATGAAATCGGAAAG GGCTCCTATGGTGTTGTCAAGCTGGCCTACAATGAAGACGACAACACCTACTAT gCGATGAAAGTACTGTCCAAGAAGAGGCTGATGAGGCAGGCAGGTTTCCCAC GGAGACCACCCCCCCGCGGAGCCAAAGCAGCCCCCGAAGGCCCCCCTCAGCCCAAAGGACCCCTGGAACGGGTTTACCAGGAGATTGCCATCCTGAAAAAGCTGGACCATCCCAATGTAGTGAAGCTGGTGGAG GTTCTGGATGACCCTGGTGAGGACCATCTGTACATGG TGTTTGAGCTGGTCAAACAGGG GGCTGTGATGGAGGAGATGCCCACGGACAAGCCGCTGAATGAAGACCAGGCGCGGTTCTACTTCCAAGACCTGCTCAGGGGGATCGAGTTCT tgcattaccagagGATCATCCACCGGGACATCAAGCCCTCTAACCTCCTAGTTGGGGAGGACGGTCATATTAAGATCGCTGACTTTGGGGTCAGTAACCAGTTTGAGGGGGCAGATGCCCTTCTGACCAGCACGGTGGGCACACCCGCCTTCCTCGCCCCAGAGACCCTCTCTGAGACCAGGAAGAACTTCTCTGGCAAG GCATTGGATGTTTGGGCCATGGGAGTGACGCTCTATTGTTTCGTGTTTGGAGTG TGTCCCTTCATGGATGAGCGCATCCTCAGTCTTCATCAGAAGATCAAGACCCAGCCAGTGGAGCTGCCAGAGCA TGCAGACATATCTGACGATCTGAAAGATCTGCTACTGAAGATGCTGGACAAGAATCCAGAGAGCAGGATATCAATACCACAGATTAAG gtcgcagttgtaaatgagaacttgttctcaactggcttacctggttaa